The proteins below come from a single Hippocampus zosterae strain Florida chromosome 5, ASM2543408v3, whole genome shotgun sequence genomic window:
- the LOC127600535 gene encoding CUGBP Elav-like family member 3 isoform X3 yields MNRPIQVKPADSEGRGEDRKLFVGMLGKQQSDEDVRRLFEPFGSIDECTVLRGPDGTSKGCAFVKFQGHAEAQAAINSLHGSRTMPGASSSLVVKFADTEKERGLRRMQQVASQLGIFSPMTLNFPAYNAYTQAVNAQLVQQQALVAQSAYLSPVATVAAVQMQQMAALNANGIIATPITPITPSSGTNTPPTIAATPVPALPPPIGVNGYGSVPAPTNGQQGTETLYTNGVHTYQAQTPAALDPLQQAYAGMQHYTVAAYPAAYGLVGQPFPQQPTLVAQQHQQPQQQQQREGPEGCNIFIYHLPQEFSDSEMLQMFLPFGNVISAKVFVDRATNQSKCFGFVSFDNPASAQAAIQAMNGFQIGMKRLKVQLKRPKDANRPY; encoded by the exons ATGAATCGGCCGATCCAGGTGAAACCAGCCGACAGTGAGGGGAGAGGAG AGGACAGGAAGTTGTTTGTGGGCATGCTGGGAAAGCAACAGAGCGACGAGGACGTTCGAAGGCTGTTTGAGCCCTTTGGCAGCATCGACGAGTGCACCGTGTTGAGAGGACCTGACGGCACCAGCAAAG GGTGCGCATTTGTCAAATTCCAGGGACACGCCGAAGCCCAGGCTGCGATCAATAGCCTGCACGGGAGTCGCACAATGCCT GGGGCGTCGTCCAGTCTGGTGGTGAAGTTCGCCGACACGGAGAAGGAGCGGGGGCTGAGGAGGATGCAGCAAGTGGCCTCCCAGCTGGGCATCTTCAGCCCCATGACCCTCAACTTCCCCGCCTACAACGCCTACACGCAGGCGGTCAACGCTCAG CTCGTCCAACAGCAGGCTCTGGTCGCCCAGTCGGCGTACTTGTCCCCCGTGGCGACAGTCGCCGCCGTACAGATGCAGCAGATGGCGGCACTCAATGCCAACGGAATCATCGCCACGCCCATCACGCCCATCACGCCGTCCTCCG GGACGAACACTCCACCGACTATCGCAGCTACCCCCGTGCCAGCTCTCCCCCCGCCAATCGGAGTGAATGGTTACGGCAGCGTGCCCGCGCCAACCAACGGACAGCAAGGCACCGAGACATTATACACCAACGGCGTTCACACATATCAAG ctcaaACTCCAGCAGCTTTGGACCCGCTCCAGCAGGCCTATGCCGGCATGCAGCACTACACAG TAGCGGCGTACCCCGCCGCCTACGGATTGGTCGGCCAGCCGTTCCCCCAGCAGCCGACGCTGGTTGCCCAGCAACACCAGCAGCcccagcaacagcagcaaagagaag GTCCGGAGGGCTGCAACATCTTCATCTACCACTTGCCTCAGGAGTTCAGTGATTCCGAAATGCTGCAGATGTTTTTGCCCTTTGGCAATGTTATTTCGGCCAAGGTTTTTGTTGACCGGGCCACCAACCAGAGCAAATGTTTTG GATTTGTGAGTTTCGACAACCCGGCCAGCGCTCAGGCCGCCATCCAGGCGATGAACGGCTTCCAGATTGGCATGAAGAGACTGAAAGTGCAGCTCAAGAGGCCCAAGGATGCTAACCGCCCGTACTGA
- the cers2b gene encoding ceramide synthase 2 isoform X1, which yields MRGHSCIHLHDKRMLSELSAWFWQERLWFPEGLGWADLEDRDGRVYAKATDLWVALPIALLFLIVRQVFERTVATPLASLLGVKDTVRLRVPHNPTLESFFCKVTKNPTQVSLVSLCKQTGCSERQVQRWFRRRRNQDRPSLLKKFREASWRFTFYLLAFIAGLAALIDKPWLYDVQEMWQGFPVLTLLPSQYWYYMIELGFYGSLLFSVASDVKRKDFKEQIVHHVATILLISFSWCVNYIRAGTLIMLVHDSSDYLLESAKMFNYAGWRNACNYIFIVFAAVFIVTRLGIFPFRIIYCTWVYPVTIYEPFFGYYFFNGLLMVLQCLHIFWAILIIRIAVRFLTNNEKVDDERSDKDETDESEDEEEEEDVKKVPKANGPLQNGHAVLNNNHSKLE from the exons ATGCGTGGACACAGCTGCATACATCTGCATGACAAACG GATGCTGTCCGAGCTGAGCGCCTGGTTCTGGCAGGAGCGGTTGTGGTTTCCCGAAGGTCTGGGATGGGCTGACCTGGAGGACCGGGATGGACGAGTGTATGCCAAAGCGACCGATTTGTGGGTGGCCCTGCCCATCGCTCTCTTATTCCTAATTGTCCGTCAGGTCTTTGAAAg GACGGTGGCAACGCCTCTGGCCTCTTTACTCGGGGTAAAAGATACAGTACGGCTCAGGGTGCCTCACAACCCCACACTGGAGTCCTTCTTTTGCAAAGTTACCAAAAACCCCACGCAG GTTTCTCTCGTGAGTCTTTGCAAGCAGACGGGCTGCTCGGAAAGACAAGTGCAACGATGGTTTCGAAGGCGGCGGAACCAGGACAGGCCGAGTTTGCTGAAAAAGTTTCGAGAGGCCAG TTGGAGATTTACCTTTTACCTTCTTGCTTTCATTGCTGGCCTGGCCGCCCTCATCGAT AAACCGTGGCTGTATGACGTGCAGGAGATGTGGCAAGGCTTTCCTGTGCTG ACTTTGCTCCCATCTCAGTACTGGTACTACATGATCGAACTGGGCTTCTACGGCTCCCTGCTCTTCAGCGTGGCCTCCGATGTCAAACGCAAA gaCTTCAAGGAGCAGATAGTCCACCATGTGGCAACCATCCTCCTCATCAGCTTTTCTTGGTGCGTCAACTACATCCGTGCCGGAACGCTCATCATGCTGGTGCATGACTCCTCTGATTACCTCCTGGAG TCTGCCAAGATGTTCAACTATGCTGGCTGGCGAAATGCCTGCAACTACATCTTCATCGTATTCGCCGCAGTCTTCATCGTAACTCGCCTCGGCATCTTCCCCTTCCG GATCATCTACTGCACTTGGGTGTACCCCGTGACCATCTATGAGCCCTTCTTTGGCTACTACTTCTTCAATGGTCTTCTCATGGTGCTGCAGTGTCTTCACATCTTCTGGGCCATTCTCATCATACGGATTGCCGTCCGCTTCCTCACCAACAAT GAAAAGGTGGATGACGAGCGCAGCGACAAGGACGAGACGGACGAATCcgaagatgaggaggaagaggaggacgttAAAAAGGTCCCAAAGGCAAACGGACCGCTGCAGAACGGCCACGCGGTGCTCAACAACAACCACAGCAAGTTGGAATGA
- the cers2b gene encoding ceramide synthase 2 isoform X2: MLSELSAWFWQERLWFPEGLGWADLEDRDGRVYAKATDLWVALPIALLFLIVRQVFERTVATPLASLLGVKDTVRLRVPHNPTLESFFCKVTKNPTQVSLVSLCKQTGCSERQVQRWFRRRRNQDRPSLLKKFREASWRFTFYLLAFIAGLAALIDKPWLYDVQEMWQGFPVLTLLPSQYWYYMIELGFYGSLLFSVASDVKRKDFKEQIVHHVATILLISFSWCVNYIRAGTLIMLVHDSSDYLLESAKMFNYAGWRNACNYIFIVFAAVFIVTRLGIFPFRIIYCTWVYPVTIYEPFFGYYFFNGLLMVLQCLHIFWAILIIRIAVRFLTNNEKVDDERSDKDETDESEDEEEEEDVKKVPKANGPLQNGHAVLNNNHSKLE, encoded by the exons ATGCTGTCCGAGCTGAGCGCCTGGTTCTGGCAGGAGCGGTTGTGGTTTCCCGAAGGTCTGGGATGGGCTGACCTGGAGGACCGGGATGGACGAGTGTATGCCAAAGCGACCGATTTGTGGGTGGCCCTGCCCATCGCTCTCTTATTCCTAATTGTCCGTCAGGTCTTTGAAAg GACGGTGGCAACGCCTCTGGCCTCTTTACTCGGGGTAAAAGATACAGTACGGCTCAGGGTGCCTCACAACCCCACACTGGAGTCCTTCTTTTGCAAAGTTACCAAAAACCCCACGCAG GTTTCTCTCGTGAGTCTTTGCAAGCAGACGGGCTGCTCGGAAAGACAAGTGCAACGATGGTTTCGAAGGCGGCGGAACCAGGACAGGCCGAGTTTGCTGAAAAAGTTTCGAGAGGCCAG TTGGAGATTTACCTTTTACCTTCTTGCTTTCATTGCTGGCCTGGCCGCCCTCATCGAT AAACCGTGGCTGTATGACGTGCAGGAGATGTGGCAAGGCTTTCCTGTGCTG ACTTTGCTCCCATCTCAGTACTGGTACTACATGATCGAACTGGGCTTCTACGGCTCCCTGCTCTTCAGCGTGGCCTCCGATGTCAAACGCAAA gaCTTCAAGGAGCAGATAGTCCACCATGTGGCAACCATCCTCCTCATCAGCTTTTCTTGGTGCGTCAACTACATCCGTGCCGGAACGCTCATCATGCTGGTGCATGACTCCTCTGATTACCTCCTGGAG TCTGCCAAGATGTTCAACTATGCTGGCTGGCGAAATGCCTGCAACTACATCTTCATCGTATTCGCCGCAGTCTTCATCGTAACTCGCCTCGGCATCTTCCCCTTCCG GATCATCTACTGCACTTGGGTGTACCCCGTGACCATCTATGAGCCCTTCTTTGGCTACTACTTCTTCAATGGTCTTCTCATGGTGCTGCAGTGTCTTCACATCTTCTGGGCCATTCTCATCATACGGATTGCCGTCCGCTTCCTCACCAACAAT GAAAAGGTGGATGACGAGCGCAGCGACAAGGACGAGACGGACGAATCcgaagatgaggaggaagaggaggacgttAAAAAGGTCCCAAAGGCAAACGGACCGCTGCAGAACGGCCACGCGGTGCTCAACAACAACCACAGCAAGTTGGAATGA